The following proteins come from a genomic window of Candidatus Binataceae bacterium:
- a CDS encoding exodeoxyribonuclease VII small subunit: MANSTPPKADSNNQKFEDGLADLEAIVARIDSGELPLEESIQAFERGVALVRALNQKLDEVEKKIEVLVRDNQGQLRTAAYREPAGEDEDEGA, translated from the coding sequence ATGGCCAATTCCACTCCGCCCAAGGCGGACTCCAACAATCAGAAGTTCGAAGACGGCTTGGCCGACCTGGAAGCGATTGTGGCGCGTATCGATAGCGGCGAGCTCCCGCTGGAGGAGTCGATCCAGGCCTTCGAGCGCGGTGTCGCACTGGTGCGCGCGCTCAACCAGAAGCTCGATGAAGTGGAAAAGAAGATCGAAGTGCTGGTGCGCGACAACCAGGGCCAATTGCGCACCGCTGCCTACCGCGAACCCGCCGGCGAGGATGAGGACGAGGGCGCGTAG
- the xseA gene encoding exodeoxyribonuclease VII large subunit has product MDGQLEFSLQPPRAPALTVSQLVRRARDTLESGLEECWVMGEISNCRLAPSGHLYLTLKDSHSALAVVMFRTAAARLRLKVADGMQVLVRGRISLYEPRGALQFYAEEIEPRGLGKLQLALEQLKQRLLAEGLFDGARKRPLPFLPRTIGLITALRGAAIRDMLAIILSRNPNVRLLIRPARVQGEGAAQDIAQALEDLNRDGRAEVIIVGRGGGSLEDLWAFNEEPVVRAIFASAIPVISAVGHEIDYTLADFVADQRAPTPTAAAQMVTAAKVELQQRLHSSGEMLLSAMRGEVARHRRELVHLARHVRNPGAIVRQQRQRLDEANAELSVALQRHLRARRLALAAMSERLRQPRPAPAQMRERVARLALDLARGLSSYLHRERLRTGHLAGKLSPHQLQARVRGYRQNLEVVRQRLLEAGPRAVARERRQLAQMVGLLNSLSPLRVVERGYAVVTDPRDGKVVTDAARVEAGQEVEIQLWRGRLHALVRRREL; this is encoded by the coding sequence ATGGACGGGCAATTGGAATTTTCCCTGCAGCCGCCCCGCGCGCCCGCGCTGACGGTCAGTCAGCTCGTGCGCCGGGCCCGCGACACCTTGGAGAGCGGGCTTGAGGAGTGCTGGGTGATGGGTGAAATATCCAACTGCCGGCTGGCCCCCTCCGGTCACCTTTATCTCACCCTCAAGGATAGCCACAGCGCGCTGGCGGTGGTGATGTTCCGCACCGCCGCGGCACGGCTGCGGCTCAAGGTAGCCGACGGGATGCAGGTGCTGGTGCGGGGTCGGATTTCGCTCTACGAGCCGCGCGGCGCCCTGCAATTTTATGCCGAAGAAATCGAGCCGCGCGGGCTGGGCAAGTTGCAACTGGCGTTGGAGCAGCTCAAGCAGCGGCTGCTGGCCGAAGGGCTGTTCGACGGCGCGCGCAAACGGCCGTTGCCCTTTCTGCCCCGCACCATCGGGTTGATAACCGCGCTGCGTGGAGCCGCCATACGCGACATGTTGGCGATCATTCTAAGCCGTAATCCCAACGTACGGCTTTTGATTCGGCCGGCCCGCGTGCAGGGAGAAGGGGCCGCTCAAGATATCGCCCAGGCGCTGGAGGATCTCAATCGCGACGGACGCGCCGAAGTGATTATTGTGGGACGTGGCGGCGGCTCCCTGGAAGATTTGTGGGCCTTCAACGAGGAGCCGGTGGTGCGCGCCATCTTCGCCTCCGCCATCCCAGTGATTTCAGCCGTCGGCCATGAGATAGATTATACGCTGGCGGACTTTGTCGCCGATCAGCGCGCGCCTACCCCCACCGCCGCCGCGCAAATGGTCACCGCCGCGAAAGTCGAGCTGCAGCAGCGTCTGCATAGCAGCGGCGAAATGCTGCTGAGTGCGATGCGTGGCGAAGTCGCGCGTCATCGGCGCGAATTGGTCCATCTGGCTCGCCACGTTCGCAATCCTGGTGCGATCGTCCGCCAGCAGCGCCAGCGGCTGGATGAAGCCAATGCCGAGTTGTCGGTGGCGCTGCAGCGTCATCTGCGCGCGCGCCGGCTGGCCCTGGCGGCGATGAGCGAGCGACTTCGCCAACCGCGTCCTGCCCCCGCCCAGATGCGTGAGCGAGTGGCGCGGCTGGCACTGGACCTGGCGCGCGGCTTATCTTCATATTTGCATCGCGAGCGGCTGCGTACCGGCCATCTGGCCGGCAAGCTCTCGCCTCACCAATTGCAGGCGCGCGTGCGCGGCTATCGCCAAAACCTGGAGGTTGTGCGCCAGCGCTTGTTGGAGGCTGGACCGCGCGCAGTAGCCCGCGAGCGCCGCCAGCTAGCGCAGATGGTTGGCCTGCTCAATTCGCTCTCCCCGCTGCGGGTGGTCGAGCGCGGCTACGCCGTGGTCACTGATCCGCGCGATGGTAAGGTCGTCACCGATGCGGCCCGGGTCGAGGCCGGCCAAGAGGTAGAAATTCAGTTGTGGCGCGGGCGCTTGCACGCGCTGGTCCGTCGGCGCGAGCTTTAA
- a CDS encoding peroxiredoxin — protein MLKVGDIAPDFTATTDEGKPLSLNSLRGSKVLLWFYPKADTPGCTAEGCSLRDNFDHYQSHGVQILGVSVDSVADNAAFVKKFSFPFRLLCDTDRSISVAYGACEGPNASRASRISYLIDEQGKIERAYPGVNPREHAAQVLSDLHG, from the coding sequence ATGCTTAAAGTTGGTGACATTGCCCCAGATTTCACCGCGACCACCGATGAGGGTAAGCCCCTCAGCTTGAACAGCTTGCGCGGCAGCAAAGTGTTGTTGTGGTTCTATCCCAAAGCCGACACCCCGGGTTGCACCGCTGAGGGTTGCTCGCTGCGCGACAATTTCGATCATTATCAAAGCCACGGGGTCCAGATTTTGGGAGTTAGCGTGGATTCGGTGGCGGACAACGCGGCCTTCGTTAAGAAGTTCTCGTTTCCCTTTCGCCTGCTGTGCGATACCGACCGGTCGATTTCGGTTGCCTACGGCGCGTGCGAGGGGCCCAATGCCAGTCGCGCCAGCCGGATAAGCTACTTGATCGACGAGCAGGGCAAGATCGAGCGAGCCTATCCCGGGGTCAATCCGCGCGAGCACGCGGCTCAGGTGCTAAGCGACCTGCACGGCTGA
- a CDS encoding P-loop NTPase, whose protein sequence is MAYESVAHELPVIPQELNLQTPALAGVKAVLALASATGGCGRSTLAANLAIALVLKKCKVGVIDANFSAPALPTILGVNRIVSSFVPGTLEPTSAPLGIRVIAADPDFDPHPLDLHEEATSALNGSDAGITPLSIERIATQARLGALDLLVVDLPVGVAPVIELARYIPQARVLWLMTNSRLSTNATRRALRLARASGIASLGLLENLQGFYCGGCHTVRPLLPNADGATLSREFGLPSFGHLPFDSRLAECADSGRPFIREYPDLPLAKLLVELAANLMAALTPAAIAKAAPT, encoded by the coding sequence TTGGCATATGAATCCGTGGCACACGAGCTGCCTGTCATTCCCCAGGAACTGAATCTGCAAACTCCGGCCCTGGCTGGCGTCAAAGCTGTGCTGGCGCTGGCCAGTGCCACTGGCGGCTGCGGCAGGAGCACCTTGGCCGCCAACTTGGCGATCGCGTTGGTCTTGAAGAAGTGCAAGGTGGGCGTCATCGACGCCAACTTCAGTGCGCCCGCGCTGCCCACCATCCTGGGTGTCAACCGTATCGTCAGCAGCTTCGTCCCAGGCACGCTGGAACCCACCAGTGCTCCGCTGGGCATTCGCGTGATCGCGGCTGACCCCGATTTTGATCCTCATCCGCTGGACCTGCACGAGGAGGCCACGAGCGCCCTCAATGGCTCTGATGCAGGCATCACACCCCTTTCCATCGAGCGGATCGCAACGCAAGCTCGCTTGGGAGCCCTCGATCTGCTGGTCGTCGATTTGCCGGTGGGAGTGGCGCCGGTGATCGAGTTGGCCCGCTACATTCCCCAGGCGCGTGTGCTGTGGCTAATGACCAATTCGCGCTTGTCCACCAATGCCACTCGCCGCGCCTTGCGGCTCGCGCGCGCCAGCGGCATCGCAAGTCTCGGCCTGTTGGAAAATCTTCAGGGTTTTTATTGCGGCGGATGCCACACCGTGCGCCCACTCCTGCCTAACGCCGACGGTGCGACCTTGAGCCGCGAGTTCGGCCTGCCTAGCTTCGGTCACTTGCCCTTCGATAGCCGGTTGGCGGAATGCGCCGACAGTGGACGCCCGTTCATCCGGGAATATCCCGACCTGCCGCTGGCCAAGCTGCTGGTCGAATTGGCCGCTAATCTGATGGCGGCCTTGACCCCCGCCGCTATCGCTAAAGCCGCGCCCACCTAA
- a CDS encoding TraR/DksA C4-type zinc finger protein, giving the protein MPKTSTSRKKFLAKVRQRLEELKEKLRLEMDSALRAEREGSKDEGMDTYDLASEERDREINFILTDRERNKFTAIEDALERLSEGSYGVCEACGLEIGEERLEALPFTRLCRDCQQDQEREARTQRRMEEDRTTYRKLGSSENEEENN; this is encoded by the coding sequence ATGCCTAAGACTTCCACGAGCCGGAAAAAGTTTCTTGCCAAGGTCCGCCAACGCCTGGAAGAACTCAAGGAGAAGTTGCGCCTGGAGATGGACTCGGCCCTGCGCGCCGAGCGGGAAGGAAGCAAGGACGAGGGGATGGACACCTACGACCTGGCCTCCGAGGAGCGCGACCGTGAGATCAACTTTATTCTAACCGATCGCGAGCGCAACAAATTCACCGCCATCGAGGATGCTTTGGAGCGCTTGAGCGAGGGCAGTTACGGGGTGTGCGAAGCCTGTGGTTTGGAAATCGGCGAGGAGCGTTTGGAGGCGCTACCCTTTACCCGCCTGTGCCGCGACTGTCAGCAGGATCAGGAGCGCGAGGCCCGTACTCAGCGCCGGATGGAAGAAGACCGGACCACCTATCGCAAACTGGGCTCCTCGGAAAACGAAGAAGAAAATAACTGA